In the Candidatus Rhodoblastus alkanivorans genome, one interval contains:
- a CDS encoding alpha/beta hydrolase, translating to MTLEILTRLPDKETGKPPLLFVHGAWLAAWCWDENFLPFFARAGYPACAVSLRGHGGSSGSVHWASVSDYVADVAEAVAQLPAAPVLIGHSMGGYVVQKYLETHDAPGAVLLASAPPYGMAGAFIDAWRRHPLRWLQANLSNNTKSLFATPDLCREFFFSLATPDEEIVRFMQRANDESHRALIDLIFPNFVDPGKIRTPLLVLGGEKDIVFPPRDVLETARRYNAAAKILPGLPHAMMLDVLWREAADAIADFLPQATGARDVCALN from the coding sequence ATGACCCTGGAAATCCTCACCCGTCTGCCCGATAAGGAAACCGGCAAGCCGCCGCTTCTCTTCGTCCATGGCGCCTGGCTCGCCGCCTGGTGCTGGGACGAAAATTTCCTGCCCTTCTTCGCCCGGGCCGGCTATCCGGCCTGTGCGGTCAGCCTGCGCGGCCATGGCGGATCGTCCGGATCGGTCCACTGGGCGAGCGTCTCGGATTATGTCGCGGATGTCGCGGAGGCGGTCGCGCAGCTCCCGGCGGCGCCGGTTCTGATCGGCCATTCCATGGGCGGCTATGTCGTTCAGAAATATCTGGAGACGCATGACGCGCCGGGCGCCGTTCTGCTCGCCTCCGCGCCGCCCTATGGCATGGCTGGGGCCTTCATCGACGCCTGGCGACGGCATCCCCTGCGCTGGCTGCAGGCCAATCTGTCGAACAACACCAAAAGCCTGTTCGCCACGCCCGACCTGTGCCGCGAATTTTTCTTTTCTCTGGCGACGCCCGATGAGGAGATCGTCCGTTTCATGCAGCGGGCGAACGACGAATCCCATCGCGCCCTCATTGATCTGATTTTTCCCAACTTCGTCGATCCAGGCAAAATCAGGACGCCGCTCCTTGTTCTCGGAGGGGAGAAAGATATCGTTTTCCCGCCGCGCGACGTCTTGGAAACGGCGCGGCGCTACAACGCCGCGGCGAAAATCCTTCCCGGCCTGCCGCACGCCATGATGCTCGACGTCCTGTGGCGCGAGGCGGCGGACGCGATCGCCGACTTTCTTCCTCAAGCCACTGGCGCACGGGACGTTTGCGCCCTAAATTGA
- the chpT gene encoding histidine phosphotransferase ChpT, giving the protein MNILALEPLDLAALVASRVCHDVISPVGAIVNGLEVLEEDKDEGMREFALDLIRKSAKAASARLQFCRLAFGAAGSAGAAIDTGDAEKVARGLFADDRTQLNWESPRVFMPKNKVKLVLNLCLIAAACIPRGGVMNVSIEGEGDDARMSVTVKGPNLKLASHVADLLEGRSESGMVDAHGIQPFFTGLVARSCGMAVQVAASSEDVTLRAAPEAPAAGA; this is encoded by the coding sequence ATGAACATTCTCGCGCTTGAACCGCTCGATCTCGCCGCCCTCGTGGCCTCGCGGGTGTGCCATGACGTCATCAGCCCGGTCGGCGCCATCGTCAACGGGCTGGAGGTTCTGGAGGAGGACAAGGACGAGGGCATGCGCGAATTCGCCCTCGACCTGATCCGCAAGAGCGCCAAGGCGGCCTCGGCCCGGCTGCAATTCTGCCGCCTCGCCTTCGGCGCCGCCGGCTCGGCGGGCGCCGCGATCGACACGGGCGACGCCGAAAAGGTGGCGCGCGGCCTGTTCGCCGACGACCGCACCCAGTTGAACTGGGAGTCGCCGCGGGTGTTCATGCCCAAGAACAAGGTCAAGCTCGTGCTCAACCTGTGCCTGATCGCCGCCGCCTGCATTCCGCGCGGCGGGGTGATGAACGTCTCGATCGAGGGCGAGGGCGACGACGCGCGCATGAGTGTGACGGTCAAGGGTCCCAATCTCAAGCTTGCGAGCCATGTCGCCGACCTGCTCGAAGGCCGCTCCGAGAGCGGCATGGTGGACGCCCATGGCATCCAGCCCTTTTTCACCGGCCTCGTCGCGCGCTCCTGCGGCATGGCGGTTCAGGTGGCGGCGAGCAGCGAGGATGTCACGCTGAGGGCCGCGCCCGAGGCGCCCGCGGCCGGCGCGTGA
- a CDS encoding 5-formyltetrahydrofolate cyclo-ligase, whose product MNQGPVTPSLAPHSPSNDGRSGTPHAGGGAEKARLREKLRAARAAIPASQAAAAAERIAARAFALVLEQGGAPAPVALYAAMPGELDCLPLLAALAGAGFPTLLPVAGARATPLIFRLWRPGDPLVAARFGLREPPDSAPEMRPAILFAPLLGFDDKGTRLGFGGGYYDATLAHLRASGPVVAGGLAFSCQRADEIPRESHDQKLDFVVTEADMICFA is encoded by the coding sequence ATGAACCAAGGGCCCGTCACCCCTTCCCTCGCCCCTCATAGCCCATCGAACGACGGGCGTTCGGGGACGCCCCATGCGGGGGGAGGGGCCGAAAAGGCTCGACTGCGCGAAAAACTCCGCGCCGCGCGCGCGGCCATTCCGGCCTCGCAAGCCGCGGCGGCGGCCGAAAGGATCGCCGCGCGCGCGTTCGCCCTCGTGCTGGAACAGGGAGGCGCGCCCGCGCCGGTCGCGCTTTACGCCGCCATGCCCGGCGAACTCGACTGTCTCCCGCTGCTCGCCGCGCTCGCCGGGGCAGGATTCCCCACCTTGCTGCCGGTCGCCGGCGCCCGCGCGACGCCCTTGATCTTCCGTCTGTGGCGGCCCGGCGATCCGTTGGTCGCGGCGCGCTTCGGGCTGCGCGAGCCGCCGGATTCGGCGCCCGAAATGCGGCCCGCGATTCTTTTCGCGCCTTTGCTCGGCTTTGACGATAAGGGAACGCGGCTCGGCTTCGGCGGCGGCTATTATGACGCCACTCTGGCCCATCTGCGCGCCAGCGGCCCGGTCGTGGCCGGTGGGCTCGCCTTCTCCTGCCAGCGGGCGGACGAGATTCCGCGCGAAAGCCACGACCAGAAGCTGGATTTCGTGGTCACGGAAGCGGATATGATCTGTTTCGCTTGA
- a CDS encoding YebC/PmpR family DNA-binding transcriptional regulator — protein MAGHSQFKNIMHKKGKQDAIRSKLFSKLAREITVAAKMGMPDPAMNPRLRLAVLAARAENMPKDNIERAIKKASGGDSENYDEVRYEGYAPGGVAVIVEALTDNRNRTAGEVRSYFTKAGGALAETGAVSFMFDHVGQIEYDAEVASEDDMMEAAIEAGAEDVATTEDGHEITTSLEGLAEVSKALEATFGEPKKSRLIWRPQNTIAVDDEAGEKILKLIGSLEDNDDVQNVYANFEISDALVAKMGG, from the coding sequence ATGGCCGGGCATAGTCAGTTCAAGAACATCATGCACAAGAAGGGCAAGCAGGACGCCATCCGCTCCAAGCTCTTCTCCAAACTGGCCCGCGAAATCACCGTCGCCGCGAAAATGGGCATGCCCGATCCGGCGATGAATCCTCGCCTGCGTCTTGCCGTGCTCGCGGCGCGGGCCGAAAACATGCCCAAGGACAATATCGAGCGCGCGATCAAGAAGGCTTCCGGCGGCGACAGCGAGAATTATGACGAAGTCCGTTACGAGGGCTATGCGCCAGGCGGCGTCGCGGTGATTGTCGAGGCGCTCACCGACAACCGCAACCGCACCGCGGGCGAAGTGCGCTCCTATTTCACCAAGGCGGGCGGGGCGCTCGCCGAAACCGGCGCGGTTTCCTTCATGTTCGACCATGTCGGCCAGATCGAATATGACGCCGAGGTCGCGAGCGAGGACGACATGATGGAGGCGGCGATCGAGGCCGGCGCCGAGGATGTCGCCACCACCGAGGATGGCCACGAGATCACCACCTCGCTGGAAGGTCTCGCCGAGGTCTCCAAGGCGTTGGAAGCGACCTTCGGCGAGCCGAAAAAATCCAGGCTGATCTGGCGGCCACAGAACACCATCGCGGTGGACGACGAGGCCGGCGAGAAGATTTTGAAACTGATCGGCTCGCTCGAAGACAATGACGACGTTCAGAACGTCTACGCCAATTTCGAGATCTCCGACGCGCTGGTCGCCAAAATGGGCGGCTGA
- a CDS encoding UDP-glucose dehydrogenase family protein: MRLAIIGSGYVGLVSGACFSDFGHSVACVDLDEAKIKALEAGVMPIYEPGLDQLVERNVRDGRLAFSTDLKTSVAGADAVFIAVGTPSRRGDGHADLSYVYAAAADVARAATGPLVVVTKSTVPVGAGDEVERIVRESRPDLDIHVASNPEFLREGAAISDFKHPDRVVVGVESERARNVMAAIYRPLALNGLPMVFVARRTAEMIKYAANAFLATKITFINEIADLCEAAGANVQDVARGIGLDGRIGSKFLHAGPGYGGSCFPKDTVALVKTGHDFEAPLRIVETVVSVNDQRKRAMGRKIIAACGGAVRGKTIALLGLTFKPNTDDMREAPSLAIVQALLDAGARVRGYDPAGMEQARALMPEVDYAASAYDCVEGAHAVALLTEWDEFRALDLGRIKTLLAEPVLVDLRNVYPVGEAERYGLNYVSIGRPGAR, translated from the coding sequence TTGCGCCTCGCCATTATCGGAAGCGGTTATGTCGGCCTGGTTTCGGGGGCGTGTTTTTCCGATTTCGGCCATTCCGTCGCCTGCGTCGATCTGGACGAGGCCAAGATCAAGGCGCTTGAAGCCGGCGTCATGCCGATCTATGAGCCGGGGCTCGATCAGCTTGTCGAGCGCAATGTCCGCGATGGGCGCCTCGCCTTTTCCACCGACCTGAAAACGTCGGTCGCGGGCGCCGACGCCGTCTTCATCGCGGTGGGCACGCCGTCGCGGCGCGGCGACGGCCACGCCGATCTTTCCTATGTCTATGCCGCCGCCGCCGATGTGGCCCGCGCCGCGACCGGGCCCCTGGTTGTGGTCACCAAATCGACCGTTCCGGTCGGCGCCGGCGACGAGGTCGAGCGCATTGTGCGCGAGTCGCGTCCCGATCTCGACATCCACGTCGCCTCCAATCCCGAATTCCTGCGCGAGGGCGCCGCGATTTCGGATTTCAAACATCCCGACCGAGTGGTGGTGGGCGTGGAAAGCGAACGCGCGCGAAATGTGATGGCGGCGATCTACCGCCCGCTGGCGCTCAATGGCCTGCCCATGGTCTTCGTCGCCCGCCGCACGGCGGAAATGATCAAGTATGCCGCCAACGCCTTCCTCGCCACCAAGATCACCTTCATCAACGAGATCGCCGACCTGTGCGAGGCGGCGGGCGCCAATGTGCAGGACGTCGCGCGCGGCATCGGCCTCGACGGCCGCATAGGGTCGAAATTTCTGCACGCCGGCCCGGGCTATGGCGGGTCGTGCTTTCCTAAGGACACGGTCGCTTTGGTCAAGACCGGGCATGACTTTGAGGCGCCTCTGCGCATCGTCGAAACCGTGGTCAGCGTCAACGACCAGCGCAAGCGGGCCATGGGCAGAAAAATCATCGCCGCCTGCGGCGGCGCGGTGCGGGGGAAGACCATCGCCCTGCTTGGCCTGACCTTCAAACCCAATACCGACGACATGCGCGAGGCGCCGTCTCTCGCCATCGTCCAGGCCCTGCTCGACGCGGGCGCCCGGGTGCGCGGCTATGACCCGGCGGGCATGGAGCAGGCGCGGGCGCTGATGCCGGAAGTGGATTACGCCGCCAGCGCCTATGATTGCGTCGAAGGCGCCCATGCCGTGGCGCTGTTGACCGAATGGGACGAATTCCGCGCGCTCGACCTCGGCCGGATCAAAACGCTGCTGGCCGAGCCGGTTCTGGTCGATCTGCGCAATGTTTATCCTGTCGGCGAAGCCGAGCGTTATGGGCTGAACTATGTCAGCATTGGCCGCCCGGGGGCGCGCTGA
- a CDS encoding TIGR00282 family metallophosphoesterase yields the protein MRLLFIGDVVGRAGRAAVVEHVPALRRQFALDFVVANGENAAGGFGITEAIAQEFLGAGVDCVTLGNHSFDQREALVFLERAPHVLRPVNYPAGTPGRGSWLYETAAGERVLVVNVMGRVFMDALDDPFAAVEKELSACPLGVGCDAVILDIHAEASSEKQAMAHFCDGRASLAVGTHTHVPTADWRILAHGTAFQSDAGMTGDYDSVIGMDKEEPIRRFTRKTPGSRFEPADGPATLCGLFVETGADGLAKRVAPVRVGGTLAQALPEAG from the coding sequence ATGCGTCTCCTTTTCATCGGCGACGTGGTCGGACGCGCCGGCCGCGCGGCCGTCGTCGAACATGTCCCGGCCCTGCGCCGCCAGTTTGCGCTTGATTTCGTCGTCGCCAATGGCGAAAACGCGGCCGGCGGTTTTGGCATCACCGAGGCCATTGCGCAGGAATTCCTGGGCGCCGGCGTCGATTGCGTCACGCTCGGCAATCATTCCTTCGATCAGCGCGAAGCTCTGGTTTTTCTTGAACGCGCGCCGCATGTGCTGCGTCCGGTCAATTATCCCGCCGGCACGCCGGGGCGCGGGTCCTGGCTCTACGAGACCGCGGCGGGCGAGCGGGTGCTGGTGGTCAATGTCATGGGCCGGGTCTTCATGGACGCGCTCGACGACCCCTTCGCCGCGGTGGAAAAGGAGCTTTCCGCCTGTCCGCTTGGCGTTGGCTGCGACGCCGTGATCCTCGATATTCACGCCGAAGCGTCGAGTGAGAAACAAGCGATGGCCCATTTCTGCGACGGGCGCGCGTCGCTCGCCGTCGGCACCCACACCCATGTGCCGACCGCCGACTGGCGCATTCTCGCCCATGGAACCGCCTTCCAGAGCGATGCCGGCATGACGGGGGATTATGATTCGGTGATCGGGATGGACAAGGAGGAGCCGATCCGCCGCTTCACCCGCAAAACGCCGGGATCGCGTTTCGAGCCCGCTGACGGTCCCGCGACGCTCTGCGGCCTGTTCGTCGAGACCGGAGCCGACGGATTGGCGAAGCGCGTCGCGCCGGTGAGGGTCGGCGGGACCTTGGCCCAGGCTCTGCCCGAGGCCGGATAA
- a CDS encoding IS256 family transposase yields MTDDTMAFLHQLRERGGEDLLKDLAEAVLQKLMDFDVDNLIGAGRYERSDVRTTQRNGYRPRELDTRLGTLELKIPKLRKGSYFPGFLEPRKTAERALVAVIQEAWIQGVSTRKVDDLVQAMGMSGISKSQVSKLCEDIDERVNSFLDRKLEGEWPYLWLDATYLKVRENGRIVSVAAIIATAVNGEGRREIIGLGLGPSEAAVFWLGFLRSLESRGLKGVKLVISDAHEGLKAAIAQVFKASWQRCRVHFMRNALAHVSKAHHGMVSAAIRSVFAQEDQAAASRTWRQVADQLRARFSRLADMLDAAEADVLAFMAFPRAHWPKLHSTNPIERLNKEVKRRADVVGIFPNETSIRRLVGPILLEQNDEWQLQHRYMSLETMAGLADEAAAPPKIAA; encoded by the coding sequence ATGACCGACGACACAATGGCATTTCTTCATCAACTGCGCGAGCGCGGCGGGGAGGACCTCCTGAAGGACCTCGCCGAAGCGGTGTTGCAGAAGCTGATGGATTTTGACGTCGACAACCTGATCGGCGCCGGACGCTACGAGCGTTCAGATGTGCGCACGACGCAGCGCAACGGCTATCGCCCGCGCGAACTCGACACCCGGCTCGGCACGCTGGAACTCAAAATCCCGAAGCTGCGCAAGGGCAGCTATTTTCCTGGCTTCCTCGAACCGCGCAAGACCGCCGAGCGCGCGCTTGTCGCCGTCATTCAGGAGGCCTGGATCCAGGGCGTTTCGACACGCAAGGTCGACGATCTCGTTCAGGCGATGGGCATGTCGGGCATCTCGAAAAGCCAGGTGTCGAAGCTCTGCGAGGACATCGACGAGCGGGTGAACTCGTTCCTTGATCGCAAGCTCGAAGGCGAGTGGCCCTATCTTTGGCTCGACGCGACCTATCTGAAAGTGCGCGAGAACGGCCGGATCGTCTCGGTCGCCGCAATAATAGCCACAGCGGTGAACGGCGAAGGGCGGCGTGAGATCATTGGGCTCGGGCTGGGGCCGTCGGAGGCGGCGGTGTTTTGGCTCGGCTTCCTGCGCTCGCTGGAAAGCCGCGGCCTCAAGGGCGTCAAGCTGGTCATCTCCGATGCGCATGAAGGCCTGAAAGCGGCTATCGCCCAAGTCTTCAAGGCGAGTTGGCAGCGTTGCCGGGTGCACTTCATGCGCAATGCGCTCGCTCATGTTTCCAAAGCGCATCATGGCATGGTGTCGGCGGCGATCCGCTCCGTCTTTGCCCAGGAGGATCAGGCCGCTGCGTCACGGACCTGGCGCCAGGTCGCCGACCAATTGCGGGCGCGATTTTCGCGGCTGGCCGATATGCTGGACGCCGCCGAGGCCGACGTGCTCGCCTTCATGGCGTTTCCCCGCGCGCATTGGCCGAAGCTGCATTCCACCAACCCGATCGAGCGCCTCAACAAGGAGGTGAAACGGCGCGCCGACGTGGTCGGCATTTTCCCCAACGAAACTTCGATCAGGCGGCTCGTCGGCCCCATCCTGCTCGAACAAAATGATGAGTGGCAATTACAGCATCGCTACATGAGCCTGGAGACGATGGCCGGCCTCGCCGACGAAGCCGCCGCGCCGCCAAAAATCGCAGCCTGA
- the atzF gene encoding allophanate hydrolase, giving the protein MALFTLDALRARYAARPQSVLDVVEEVLARIEACDDPAIFISRVAPDDFRAGARDLLARAPDPASLPLWGVPYAVKDNIDVEGMATTAACPDFAYVAAKDATVVARLRAAGALLVGKTNLDQFATGLNGTRSPYGAPRCVFNADYVSGGSSSGSAVAVARGLVAFSLGTDTAGSGRVPAAFNNIVGVKPTPGLVSAAGVVPACRSLDCVNVFATNVADGVAVRRAIEGFDPEDSYTISAPARGLPPQPRVGFLAAKDREFYGDAQNETLYGQAMAQAEKLGWRLVEFDYAPFAAIAALLYEGPWLAERLAAVDSFLAQKPEAFDPTVRGLIESAKKFSAADAFRGQYRLKDLLRAADREAEKFDFMLLPTSPTIHTVAAMKADPVRLNAQFGRYTNFVNFRAMAAIAIPAGFRADGLPFGVTLIGPAQSDEALAPFAAAFHAAAGCGAGASREAVAAPAPTPVGDHIEIVVVGAHLAGEPLNWQLTQGGGWLVEATRTAPDYRLFALANTAPPKPGLIHEPGFVGPGLEVEVWSLPADSFGRFVNAIPAPLGVGKVTLASGRQVTGFLCESHALAGAREITAFGGWRAFLSAS; this is encoded by the coding sequence ATGGCCCTGTTCACGCTCGACGCCTTGCGCGCCCGTTACGCCGCGCGGCCGCAATCCGTGCTCGATGTGGTCGAAGAGGTTTTGGCGCGGATCGAAGCCTGCGACGATCCCGCCATTTTCATCAGCCGCGTCGCGCCGGACGATTTTCGCGCCGGCGCGCGCGACCTTTTGGCGCGCGCGCCTGATCCGGCGAGCCTGCCGCTCTGGGGCGTTCCCTATGCGGTCAAGGACAATATCGACGTCGAGGGCATGGCGACCACCGCCGCCTGCCCGGATTTCGCTTATGTCGCAGCGAAGGACGCGACGGTCGTAGCGCGGCTGCGCGCGGCGGGCGCGCTTCTCGTCGGCAAGACCAATCTCGATCAATTCGCCACCGGCCTCAACGGCACGCGCTCGCCCTATGGCGCGCCGCGCTGCGTCTTCAATGCGGATTATGTATCGGGGGGCTCGTCGTCCGGTTCGGCGGTCGCGGTGGCGCGCGGCCTTGTCGCCTTTTCGCTTGGCACCGACACTGCCGGTTCAGGCCGCGTGCCCGCCGCCTTCAACAATATCGTCGGCGTCAAGCCGACGCCCGGCCTCGTCTCGGCGGCGGGTGTGGTTCCTGCCTGCCGCAGCCTTGATTGCGTCAATGTCTTTGCCACGAATGTCGCCGACGGCGTCGCCGTGCGCCGCGCGATCGAAGGTTTCGATCCCGAGGACAGCTACACGATTTCAGCCCCGGCCCGGGGCCTGCCGCCACAGCCGCGCGTTGGCTTTCTGGCGGCGAAGGATCGCGAATTTTACGGCGATGCGCAGAATGAAACGCTCTATGGGCAAGCCATGGCGCAAGCCGAAAAACTCGGATGGCGCTTGGTCGAATTCGATTATGCGCCCTTTGCCGCAATCGCCGCTTTGCTTTACGAAGGCCCGTGGCTGGCGGAGCGGCTTGCGGCCGTAGACTCCTTCCTTGCGCAAAAGCCGGAGGCTTTCGATCCGACCGTGCGCGGCCTGATCGAAAGCGCGAAAAAATTCTCCGCCGCCGACGCCTTTCGCGGCCAATATCGCCTGAAGGACCTTTTGCGCGCGGCGGATCGGGAAGCGGAAAAATTCGATTTTATGCTGTTGCCGACCTCCCCCACCATTCACACGGTCGCGGCGATGAAAGCCGATCCCGTCCGGCTCAACGCGCAATTCGGCCGCTACACCAATTTCGTCAATTTCCGCGCCATGGCGGCCATCGCCATTCCCGCCGGCTTCCGGGCCGATGGCCTGCCCTTTGGCGTGACCCTGATCGGACCGGCGCAAAGCGACGAGGCTCTCGCGCCCTTCGCCGCCGCCTTCCATGCGGCGGCGGGCTGCGGCGCCGGCGCTTCGCGCGAGGCGGTCGCCGCGCCAGCGCCAACGCCCGTCGGCGACCACATCGAAATCGTCGTGGTCGGCGCCCATCTCGCCGGCGAGCCGCTCAACTGGCAGCTCACGCAAGGCGGCGGCTGGCTGGTCGAAGCCACGCGCACCGCGCCCGATTATCGCCTCTTTGCTCTCGCCAACACCGCGCCGCCCAAGCCGGGGCTCATTCATGAGCCGGGCTTCGTCGGGCCGGGACTGGAGGTTGAAGTCTGGTCGCTGCCCGCCGACAGCTTCGGCCGTTTCGTCAACGCCATTCCTGCGCCGCTCGGCGTCGGCAAGGTGACGCTCGCCAGCGGCAGGCAGGTCACGGGCTTCCTGTGCGAAAGCCATGCTTTGGCCGGCGCCCGCGAAATCACCGCATTCGGCGGCTGGCGCGCCTTTCTCTCGGCCAGTTGA
- a CDS encoding propionyl-CoA synthetase: MASRYQEVYQSWIKDPSAFWAEAAKAIDWIKPPQKIFDPDMGVYGRWFPDGTLNTCYNAVDRHVKNGRAEQAALIYDSPVTGMKRTFTFAQLLAEVNAVAAVLKDFGVVKGDRVLLYMPMIPEAVIGVLACARIGAIHSVVFGGFAAKELATRINDSQPKVIITASCGIEPNRVVKYKPLLDEAIELAAVKPEKVLLLQRPQEKAEMIGGRDFDWGDMVVPALAEGRTVKPEEMAATDPLYILYTSGTTGVPKGVVRDNGGHAVALCWTMKNLYGIEPGEVFWAASDVGWVVGHSYILYGQLLYGATTVVYEGKPVGTPDAGAFWRMIEEYKIAALFTAPTAFRAVRKEDPNAEHVKKYDLTSLRTLFLAGERADPDTVAWAEKILGVPVIDHWWQTETGWAIAGNPIGLGALPVKHGSPTVAMPGYDVQIVDEGCHQVPAGKMGSIVVKLPLPPGCLPTLWKQDERMKESYLTEFPGYYKTADAGFIDEDNYLYIMGRTDDIINVAGHRLSTGGMEEVLASHPDVAECAVIGVKDELKGEQPCGFVVLKSGVTRSPIEIEKDLVKLVRDKIGPVAAFKIAITVNRLPKTRSGKILRGTMKKIADHDPWTMPATIDDPAIMDEIMAALQTKGF; the protein is encoded by the coding sequence ATGGCCAGCCGCTATCAAGAAGTCTATCAATCCTGGATCAAGGACCCGAGCGCGTTTTGGGCCGAAGCGGCCAAGGCGATCGACTGGATCAAGCCGCCGCAAAAGATCTTCGACCCGGACATGGGCGTCTATGGCCGCTGGTTCCCCGACGGCACGCTCAACACCTGCTACAATGCGGTCGACCGCCACGTGAAGAACGGCCGCGCCGAGCAGGCCGCGCTGATCTACGACAGCCCTGTCACCGGCATGAAGCGCACCTTCACCTTTGCGCAATTGCTGGCGGAAGTGAACGCTGTCGCGGCGGTGTTGAAGGATTTCGGCGTCGTCAAGGGCGACCGCGTCCTGCTCTATATGCCGATGATTCCCGAGGCGGTGATTGGCGTCCTCGCGTGCGCCCGCATCGGCGCCATCCATTCTGTGGTGTTCGGCGGCTTCGCCGCCAAGGAACTGGCCACGCGCATCAACGATTCCCAGCCCAAGGTCATCATCACCGCCTCCTGCGGCATCGAGCCCAACCGCGTCGTCAAATACAAGCCGCTGCTCGACGAGGCGATCGAGCTCGCCGCGGTCAAGCCGGAAAAGGTCCTCCTGCTCCAGCGTCCGCAGGAAAAGGCCGAGATGATCGGCGGTCGCGACTTCGACTGGGGGGATATGGTCGTCCCCGCGCTGGCGGAAGGCCGCACGGTCAAGCCCGAAGAAATGGCGGCGACCGACCCGCTCTATATTCTTTACACCTCCGGCACGACGGGCGTGCCGAAGGGCGTGGTGCGCGATAATGGCGGCCACGCCGTCGCCCTGTGCTGGACGATGAAGAATCTTTACGGGATCGAGCCCGGCGAAGTGTTCTGGGCGGCCTCGGACGTCGGTTGGGTGGTCGGCCATTCCTACATACTCTATGGCCAACTGCTCTATGGCGCGACCACAGTGGTCTACGAGGGCAAGCCGGTCGGCACGCCCGACGCCGGCGCTTTCTGGCGCATGATCGAAGAATATAAAATCGCCGCGCTCTTCACCGCGCCGACCGCTTTCCGCGCCGTGCGCAAGGAAGACCCGAACGCCGAGCACGTTAAGAAATATGATTTGACGAGCTTGCGCACCCTGTTCCTGGCCGGCGAGCGCGCCGACCCGGACACGGTGGCCTGGGCGGAGAAGATTCTGGGCGTGCCGGTGATCGACCATTGGTGGCAGACCGAGACGGGCTGGGCCATCGCCGGCAATCCGATCGGTCTCGGCGCCCTGCCGGTCAAGCACGGATCGCCGACCGTCGCCATGCCGGGCTATGACGTCCAGATCGTGGACGAAGGCTGCCATCAGGTGCCGGCCGGCAAGATGGGCTCGATCGTGGTGAAGCTTCCGCTGCCTCCTGGCTGCCTCCCGACCCTGTGGAAGCAGGACGAGCGGATGAAGGAGAGCTACCTCACCGAATTCCCCGGCTATTACAAGACCGCCGACGCCGGCTTCATCGACGAGGACAACTATCTCTATATCATGGGCCGCACCGATGACATCATCAATGTCGCCGGCCATCGCCTGTCGACCGGCGGCATGGAAGAGGTGCTCGCCTCGCATCCCGACGTCGCCGAATGCGCGGTCATCGGCGTCAAGGACGAACTCAAGGGCGAACAGCCCTGCGGCTTCGTGGTGCTGAAATCGGGCGTGACCCGGTCGCCGATCGAGATCGAGAAGGATCTGGTCAAGCTGGTGCGTGACAAGATCGGCCCCGTCGCCGCCTTCAAGATCGCGATCACCGTCAATCGCCTGCCGAAAACCCGCTCCGGCAAGATTCTCCGCGGGACGATGAAGAAGATCGCCGACCACGACCCCTGGACCATGCCCGCGACCATCGACGATCCGGCGATCATGGACGAAATCATGGCCGCCTTGCAGACCAAGGGATTTTGA